A genomic window from Peromyscus maniculatus bairdii isolate BWxNUB_F1_BW_parent chromosome 1, HU_Pman_BW_mat_3.1, whole genome shotgun sequence includes:
- the Rnaseh2c gene encoding ribonuclease H2 subunit C isoform X1, with product MESPEETAGGKQRVHLRPGSLHDAEPATLHLLPCEVLVSRPAPVERFFTPAVRRGADGLQVSFRGRSLRGEEVAVPPGFSGFVMVTEEMGEGPIEKLNFSGDAEDKPDEAQDPLERDFDRFIGATGSFSHFTLWGLETVPGPDAKVHRALGWPSLAAAKSHSRSDSCCRFTHRCPRTESQSMKMKATDSFTPVSQQ from the exons ATGGAGAGCCCAGAGGAGACGGCGGGCGGTAAGCAGCGGGTCCACTTGCGCCCTGGCTCGCTGCATGACGCCGAGCCGGCTACGCTGCACCTCCTGCCCTGCGAGGTTCTGGTGAGCCGGCCCGCTCCGGTGGAACGCTTCTTCACGCCCGCGGTGCGCCGCGGTGCCGACG GGCTGCAGGTGTCGTTTCGGGGTCGCAGCCTGCGGGGCGAGGAGGTAGCTGTGCCGCCCGGTTTTTCGGGATTCGTGATGGTGacggaggagatgggagaggggccGATAGAGAAGCTGAACTTCTCGGGGGACGCGGAAGACAAACCGGACGAGGCGCAGGACCCGCTGGAGCGCGACTTC GACCGCTTTATCGGAGCCACCGGCAGCTTTAGCCACTTCACCCTGTGGGGTCTTGAAACGGTCCCGGGCCCGGATGCCAAagtgcacagggccctgggttggccCAGCCTCGCTGCAGCG AAGTCACATAGTAGAAGTGACTCCTGTTGCAGATTCACGCACAGGTGCCCGAGGACTGAGAGCCAGAGCATGAAAATGAAAGCCACAGATTCCTTCACACCAGTAAGCCAGCAGTAA
- the Rnaseh2c gene encoding ribonuclease H2 subunit C isoform X2, with protein MESPEETAGGKQRVHLRPGSLHDAEPATLHLLPCEVLVSRPAPVERFFTPAVRRGADGLQVSFRGRSLRGEEVAVPPGFSGFVMVTEEMGEGPIEKLNFSGDAEDKPDEAQDPLERDFDRFIGATGSFSHFTLWGLETVPGPDAKVHRALGWPSLAAAIHAQVPED; from the exons ATGGAGAGCCCAGAGGAGACGGCGGGCGGTAAGCAGCGGGTCCACTTGCGCCCTGGCTCGCTGCATGACGCCGAGCCGGCTACGCTGCACCTCCTGCCCTGCGAGGTTCTGGTGAGCCGGCCCGCTCCGGTGGAACGCTTCTTCACGCCCGCGGTGCGCCGCGGTGCCGACG GGCTGCAGGTGTCGTTTCGGGGTCGCAGCCTGCGGGGCGAGGAGGTAGCTGTGCCGCCCGGTTTTTCGGGATTCGTGATGGTGacggaggagatgggagaggggccGATAGAGAAGCTGAACTTCTCGGGGGACGCGGAAGACAAACCGGACGAGGCGCAGGACCCGCTGGAGCGCGACTTC GACCGCTTTATCGGAGCCACCGGCAGCTTTAGCCACTTCACCCTGTGGGGTCTTGAAACGGTCCCGGGCCCGGATGCCAAagtgcacagggccctgggttggccCAGCCTCGCTGCAGCG ATTCACGCACAGGTGCCCGAGGACTGA
- the Rnaseh2c gene encoding ribonuclease H2 subunit C isoform X3 codes for MESPEETAGGLQVSFRGRSLRGEEVAVPPGFSGFVMVTEEMGEGPIEKLNFSGDAEDKPDEAQDPLERDFDRFIGATGSFSHFTLWGLETVPGPDAKVHRALGWPSLAAAKSHSRSDSCCRFTHRCPRTESQSMKMKATDSFTPVSQQ; via the exons ATGGAGAGCCCAGAGGAGACGGCGGGCG GGCTGCAGGTGTCGTTTCGGGGTCGCAGCCTGCGGGGCGAGGAGGTAGCTGTGCCGCCCGGTTTTTCGGGATTCGTGATGGTGacggaggagatgggagaggggccGATAGAGAAGCTGAACTTCTCGGGGGACGCGGAAGACAAACCGGACGAGGCGCAGGACCCGCTGGAGCGCGACTTC GACCGCTTTATCGGAGCCACCGGCAGCTTTAGCCACTTCACCCTGTGGGGTCTTGAAACGGTCCCGGGCCCGGATGCCAAagtgcacagggccctgggttggccCAGCCTCGCTGCAGCG AAGTCACATAGTAGAAGTGACTCCTGTTGCAGATTCACGCACAGGTGCCCGAGGACTGAGAGCCAGAGCATGAAAATGAAAGCCACAGATTCCTTCACACCAGTAAGCCAGCAGTAA